One Deinococcus grandis DNA window includes the following coding sequences:
- a CDS encoding VF530 family DNA-binding protein — MNRSPSAAPRDPLHGVTLERVVTHLQAEYGWEELARRIPVKCFQSNPSVTSSLKLLRKEGWAREQVEGEYVRLVQRENANPLIEALKTGTLTDDVQAPSQTKTHEALGWALRHGAAEADLLALLGRIHDVNFWPGTSTLPLLNLAIDRDAPPTFVRALLQAGALPDDPRYWLPLLHSVDVEGQAYREGRRAPRTDVLDLLVARGAKPGQADRRGVTAREIATAYGLRVVLNRLEQLGA; from the coding sequence ATCAACCGCTCACCATCCGCTGCCCCGCGCGATCCTCTGCATGGCGTGACGCTGGAACGCGTCGTGACGCACCTTCAGGCCGAGTACGGCTGGGAGGAACTGGCGCGGCGCATTCCGGTGAAGTGCTTTCAGAGCAACCCCAGCGTGACGAGCAGCCTGAAGCTGCTGCGCAAGGAAGGCTGGGCGCGCGAGCAGGTGGAGGGCGAGTACGTGCGGCTCGTGCAGCGCGAGAACGCCAACCCGCTGATCGAGGCGCTGAAGACCGGCACCCTGACGGACGACGTGCAGGCGCCCAGTCAGACGAAGACGCACGAGGCGCTGGGCTGGGCGCTGCGGCACGGCGCGGCCGAGGCGGACCTGCTGGCGCTGCTGGGCCGCATTCACGACGTGAACTTCTGGCCCGGCACGTCGACGCTGCCGCTGCTGAACCTCGCCATCGACCGGGACGCGCCGCCCACGTTCGTCCGGGCGCTGCTGCAGGCGGGCGCGCTGCCGGACGACCCGCGCTACTGGCTGCCGCTGCTGCACAGCGTGGACGTGGAAGGACAGGCGTACAGGGAGGGTCGCCGCGCGCCGCGCACGGACGTGCTGGACCTGCTCGTGGCGCGCGGCGCGAAGCCCGGGCAGGCGGACCGGCGGGGCGTGACCGCCCGCGAGATCGCCACGGCGTACGGGCTGCGGGTCGTGCTCAACCGCCTGGAACAGCTGGGCGCGTAA
- a CDS encoding DnaJ C-terminal domain-containing protein — translation MAYKDYYDVLGVSRGASDADIKSAYRKLAKQYHPDKNAGDEKAAERFKEIGEAYAVLSDPEKRKVFDQFGHTGQVPPGYQGGGFQGGDFGGFDGSQFSDFFQGLFGGAGRRGGAGFQGGAQVNLEDLLGGGLGGAGQSRRFVQNVEGELQVTLEEAFSGSDEVINVDGKRLSLRVPAGTRDGARLRLAGQGPGGGDVLLTIRVLEDARFDLYGDHLTTSVDVPAPVAALGGDVTVQTLSGKGNLSVPPGSSGGRRMRLRGQGWPKKDGTRGDLYVRLNVTVPATLSDEQKELYRRLRDLG, via the coding sequence ATGGCGTACAAGGACTACTACGACGTGCTGGGCGTGTCGCGCGGCGCGTCCGACGCGGACATCAAGAGCGCGTACCGCAAACTGGCCAAGCAGTACCACCCGGACAAGAACGCCGGGGACGAGAAGGCCGCCGAGCGGTTCAAGGAGATCGGCGAGGCCTACGCGGTCCTCAGCGACCCGGAGAAACGCAAGGTGTTCGACCAGTTCGGGCACACCGGGCAGGTGCCCCCCGGCTACCAGGGCGGCGGGTTCCAGGGTGGGGACTTCGGCGGCTTCGACGGGTCGCAGTTCAGTGACTTCTTCCAGGGGCTGTTCGGCGGGGCCGGGCGGCGGGGCGGCGCGGGCTTCCAGGGGGGCGCGCAGGTGAACCTCGAGGACCTGCTCGGCGGCGGCCTGGGCGGTGCGGGGCAGAGTCGCCGCTTCGTGCAGAACGTGGAAGGCGAGCTGCAGGTCACGCTGGAGGAAGCCTTCAGCGGCTCGGACGAGGTCATCAACGTGGACGGCAAGCGCCTGAGCCTGCGCGTCCCGGCGGGCACGCGTGACGGCGCGCGCCTGCGGCTGGCCGGGCAGGGCCCCGGCGGTGGGGACGTGCTGCTGACCATCCGCGTGCTGGAGGACGCCCGCTTCGACCTGTACGGCGACCACCTGACCACCAGCGTGGACGTGCCCGCGCCCGTCGCGGCGCTGGGTGGGGACGTGACCGTGCAGACCCTGAGCGGCAAGGGCAACCTGAGCGTGCCACCGGGCAGCAGCGGGGGGCGGCGCATGCGGCTGCGCGGGCAGGGCTGGCCGAAGAAGGACGGCACGCGCGGCGACCTGTACGTCCGCCTGAACGTCACCGTGCCCGCCACTCTGAGCGACGAGCAGAAGGAGCTGTACCGCAGACTGCGCGACCTCGGGTAA
- a CDS encoding CBS domain-containing protein has protein sequence MTTLRDIMTTDLTTTDPRATLKEVATLMREQDIGNVLIMDGDTLSGIITDRDIVIRAVAYGHDLGSAATDYATGSVFTMDAGTSVQDAAKAMADRQLRRLPVTDGAKVVGIVSLADLATRASGGADEQALQGISQPTV, from the coding sequence ATGACCACCCTGCGCGACATCATGACCACCGACCTGACCACCACCGATCCCCGCGCCACCCTGAAGGAGGTCGCCACGCTGATGCGCGAGCAGGACATCGGCAACGTGCTCATCATGGACGGCGACACGCTCAGCGGCATCATCACCGACCGGGACATCGTCATCCGCGCCGTGGCCTACGGGCACGACCTGGGCAGCGCCGCGACCGACTACGCCACCGGCAGCGTGTTCACGATGGACGCGGGCACCAGCGTGCAGGACGCCGCGAAGGCCATGGCGGACCGCCAGCTGCGCCGCCTGCCCGTCACGGACGGCGCGAAGGTCGTCGGGATCGTGAGCCTCGCCGACCTCGCTACGCGCGCCAGCGGCGGCGCGGACGAGCAGGCCCTGCAGGGCATCAGCCAGCCCACGGTCTGA
- a CDS encoding aminotransferase-like domain-containing protein, with the protein MTTPSPAPLAFDLDGTLSRRAQSMTASAIREILKVTQQPDVISFAGGLPAPELFPLDEVRAASNRVLDVYGPAALQYSTTEGHAPLREWIGAQAGIPARNVQIVTGSQQGLDLLGKVLIDEGDVVLVEAPTYLGALQSFQPYLPRYVQVPTDDGGIDVDALEEVLKTTRAKLLYAVPNFQNPTGRTLSAERRRRLVELTAQHGVLLIEDDPYGQLRFTGEAAPSLYSLGLDLHGDADRNHVIYSSSFSKTLVPGLRDAWVQAAAPIINKLIQAKQGADLHTPTFNQMIIAELVDSVLPRQIERVRQAYGERARLMLERIHADFPAGVQSTTPEGGMFLWLTLPQGVDTQALLPRAVARKVAYVPGSPFYALGGGENTMRLSYSNATHEQITRGIHALGDTLREALNGD; encoded by the coding sequence ATGACCACCCCCTCCCCCGCCCCGCTGGCCTTCGATCTGGACGGCACGCTGTCGCGCCGCGCGCAGAGCATGACGGCCAGCGCCATCCGCGAGATCCTGAAGGTCACGCAGCAGCCGGACGTGATCAGTTTCGCCGGGGGCCTGCCCGCGCCGGAGCTGTTCCCGCTGGACGAGGTGCGCGCCGCGAGCAACCGCGTGCTGGACGTGTACGGCCCGGCGGCGCTGCAGTACTCGACGACCGAGGGGCACGCGCCGCTGCGCGAGTGGATCGGCGCGCAGGCGGGCATCCCGGCGCGGAACGTGCAGATCGTGACGGGCAGCCAGCAGGGCCTGGACCTTCTCGGCAAGGTCCTGATCGACGAGGGGGACGTGGTGCTCGTGGAGGCCCCCACGTACCTGGGCGCGCTGCAGTCCTTCCAGCCGTACCTGCCCCGGTACGTGCAGGTGCCCACCGATGACGGCGGGATCGACGTGGACGCGCTGGAGGAAGTGTTGAAGACCACGCGCGCGAAGCTGCTGTACGCCGTGCCGAACTTCCAGAACCCCACCGGCCGCACCCTGAGCGCCGAGCGGCGCCGCCGCCTCGTGGAACTCACGGCGCAGCACGGCGTCCTGCTCATCGAGGACGACCCGTACGGGCAGCTGCGCTTCACGGGCGAGGCCGCCCCCAGCCTCTACAGCCTGGGCCTGGACCTGCACGGCGACGCGGACCGCAACCACGTCATCTACTCCAGTTCGTTTTCCAAGACGCTGGTGCCGGGCCTGCGCGACGCGTGGGTGCAGGCCGCCGCGCCGATCATCAATAAACTGATCCAGGCGAAGCAGGGCGCGGACCTGCACACGCCGACCTTCAACCAGATGATCATCGCGGAACTCGTGGACAGCGTGCTGCCGCGTCAGATCGAACGGGTGCGGCAGGCGTACGGCGAACGCGCCCGCCTGATGCTGGAGCGCATCCACGCGGACTTCCCGGCCGGGGTGCAGTCCACCACGCCCGAGGGCGGCATGTTCCTGTGGCTGACCCTCCCGCAGGGCGTGGACACCCAGGCGCTGCTGCCCCGCGCCGTCGCGCGCAAGGTCGCGTACGTGCCCGGCAGTCCCTTCTACGCCCTGGGCGGCGGGGAAAACACCATGCGCCTCAGCTACAGCAACGCCACGCACGAACAGATCACGCGCGGCATCCACGCGCTGGGCGACACGCTGCGCGAGGCTCTGAACGGCGACTGA
- the fba gene encoding class II fructose-1,6-bisphosphate aldolase — MLVTGNDILIPARAGQYGVGSFNTNNMEITQAIIHTAERLRSPVMVQMSEGAIKYGGQDLANIVIDLARRATVPVALHLDHGSSYESALKAIKMGFTSVMIDASHHGFEDNVKETRRVVEAAHAMGISVESELGRLGGIEEHIVVDEKDAFLTDPEEAVQFIEQTGTDYLAIAIGTSHGAFKGKGRPYIDHARIEKIASLTSIPLVAHGSSGVPQEIVERFRAAGGQIGDAAGIADEDLQRATGFGIAKVNVDTDLRLASTVGIREALTANPKEFDPRKIFGPAREVMSQVIEHKMRVLGSVGKA; from the coding sequence ATGCTCGTCACCGGTAACGACATCCTGATTCCCGCCCGCGCTGGCCAGTACGGCGTCGGTTCGTTCAACACCAACAACATGGAGATCACCCAGGCGATCATCCACACCGCCGAGCGGCTGCGCAGCCCCGTTATGGTGCAGATGAGCGAGGGCGCCATCAAGTACGGCGGCCAGGACCTCGCCAACATCGTCATCGACCTCGCCAGGCGGGCCACCGTGCCCGTCGCGCTGCACCTCGACCACGGCAGCTCCTACGAGAGCGCGCTGAAGGCCATCAAGATGGGCTTCACCAGCGTCATGATCGACGCCTCCCACCACGGCTTCGAGGACAACGTCAAGGAAACCAGGCGCGTCGTGGAAGCCGCGCACGCCATGGGCATCAGCGTCGAAAGCGAACTCGGGCGCCTGGGCGGCATCGAGGAGCACATCGTCGTGGACGAGAAGGACGCCTTCCTGACCGACCCCGAGGAAGCCGTGCAGTTCATCGAGCAGACCGGCACCGACTACCTCGCCATCGCCATCGGCACCAGCCACGGCGCGTTCAAGGGCAAGGGCCGCCCCTACATCGACCACGCGCGCATCGAGAAGATCGCCAGCCTCACCAGCATCCCCCTGGTGGCGCACGGCAGCAGCGGCGTGCCGCAGGAGATCGTCGAACGCTTCCGCGCCGCCGGCGGGCAGATCGGCGACGCCGCCGGGATCGCCGACGAGGACCTGCAGCGCGCCACGGGGTTCGGCATCGCCAAGGTGAACGTGGACACCGACCTGCGCCTGGCCAGCACCGTCGGCATCCGCGAGGCCCTGACCGCCAACCCGAAGGAATTCGACCCCCGCAAGATCTTCGGCCCGGCCCGCGAGGTCATGAGCCAGGTCATCGAGCACAAGATGCGCGTGCTCGGCAGCGTCGGCAAGGCCTGA
- a CDS encoding nucleotide exchange factor GrpE — protein MTDDQHKPTDTAEATAKTVTEDGLDVPDTEADNMAEDAETAFPGMDGLDEGMLGQVQEMMAKLERADELEKENADLKGRLARLATDFDSYRRRTQEDVNAAQGQGVSKAAEALMPVYDDMDRAVTMGAADPAKLIPGMQAVQGKILGVFAGLGLEATGKEGEAFDPQWHEALQVVPGDEDDVIVQVYQLGFRMGDRLVRPARVVVSRKG, from the coding sequence ATGACCGACGACCAGCACAAACCCACCGACACCGCCGAAGCCACCGCGAAGACCGTCACGGAAGACGGCCTGGACGTGCCCGATACCGAGGCCGACAACATGGCCGAGGACGCCGAGACCGCCTTCCCCGGCATGGACGGCTTGGACGAGGGCATGCTCGGGCAGGTGCAGGAGATGATGGCGAAACTGGAACGCGCCGACGAACTGGAGAAGGAGAACGCCGACCTGAAAGGCCGCCTGGCGCGGCTGGCGACCGACTTCGACAGCTACCGCCGCCGCACCCAGGAGGACGTGAACGCCGCGCAGGGCCAGGGCGTGAGCAAGGCCGCCGAGGCGCTGATGCCCGTGTACGACGACATGGACCGCGCCGTGACGATGGGCGCCGCCGACCCCGCCAAGCTGATCCCCGGCATGCAGGCCGTGCAGGGCAAGATCCTGGGCGTGTTCGCGGGCCTGGGTCTGGAAGCGACCGGCAAGGAGGGCGAGGCGTTCGACCCGCAGTGGCACGAGGCGCTGCAGGTCGTGCCGGGCGACGAGGACGATGTGATCGTGCAGGTGTACCAGCTGGGCTTCCGCATGGGCGACCGCCTCGTGCGCCCCGCGCGCGTCGTCGTGAGCAGGAAGGGTTGA
- the dnaK gene encoding molecular chaperone DnaK — protein sequence MPKAVGIDLGTTNSVISVMEGGRPEVIVNAEGARTTPSVVAYKGDERLVGQIARRQAALNPAATLFEVKRFIGRRWDEVKEEAARSPFTVKEGPGGSVRIEVNGQDLAPEQVSAEVLRKLVNDASAKLGEKIRDVVITVPAYFDNSQREATKQAGEIAGLNVLRVINEPTAAALAYGLERKGNETVLVFDLGGGTFDVTILELGDGVFEVKSTSGDTHLGGADFDQRIVDWLAGEFQKDNNFDLRKDKQALQRLIEAAEKAKIELSNASETTVSLPFITFDPETRTPMHLERTLSRAKFEELTADLLRRVRKPVEQALADAKLDASKIDEVILVGGSTRIPAVKRIVQDIIGKTPNESVNPDEAVALGAAVQAGIIQGDSSLGDIVLVDVTPLTLGVEVKGGMIAPMITRNTTVPAKKTEIYTTAENNQPGVEINVLQGERPMANDNKSLGRFKLEGIPPMRAGQPQIEVTFDIDANGILHVTAKEKTSGKEASIRIENTTTLDKSDVERMVQEAEQNAAADKQRREKVEKRNNLDSLRVQALGQIEENGSAAQDAKDKLKAAADEAEEAVRSDDDARIDAAQKKLEEELRTFMTAAQAQGQDGAAQGPQAKADDDVIDADFKPAE from the coding sequence ATGCCCAAAGCAGTCGGAATTGACCTCGGTACCACCAACTCTGTGATCTCCGTCATGGAAGGCGGCCGCCCCGAAGTGATCGTGAACGCCGAAGGCGCCCGCACCACCCCCAGCGTCGTCGCGTACAAGGGCGACGAGCGCCTCGTCGGGCAGATCGCCCGCCGTCAGGCCGCCCTGAACCCCGCCGCCACGCTGTTCGAAGTCAAGCGCTTCATCGGCCGCCGCTGGGACGAAGTGAAGGAAGAAGCCGCCCGCAGCCCCTTCACCGTGAAAGAAGGCCCCGGCGGCAGCGTGCGCATTGAAGTGAACGGCCAGGACCTCGCCCCCGAGCAGGTCAGCGCCGAGGTGCTGCGTAAGCTCGTGAACGACGCCAGCGCCAAGCTGGGCGAGAAGATCCGCGACGTGGTCATCACCGTCCCGGCGTACTTCGACAACAGCCAGCGCGAGGCCACCAAGCAGGCCGGTGAGATCGCGGGCCTGAACGTCCTGCGCGTCATCAACGAACCCACCGCCGCCGCGCTCGCCTACGGCCTGGAACGCAAGGGCAACGAGACCGTGCTGGTCTTCGACCTGGGGGGCGGCACCTTCGACGTGACCATCCTCGAACTGGGCGACGGCGTGTTCGAAGTGAAATCCACCAGCGGCGACACCCACCTGGGCGGCGCGGACTTCGACCAGCGCATCGTCGACTGGCTCGCGGGCGAATTCCAGAAGGACAACAACTTCGACCTGCGCAAGGACAAGCAGGCCCTGCAGCGCCTGATCGAAGCGGCCGAGAAGGCCAAGATCGAACTCAGCAACGCCTCCGAGACCACGGTAAGCCTGCCGTTCATCACCTTTGACCCCGAGACCCGCACCCCCATGCACCTCGAACGCACCCTGAGCCGCGCCAAGTTCGAGGAACTCACCGCCGACCTGCTGCGCCGCGTGCGCAAGCCCGTCGAGCAGGCCCTCGCCGACGCCAAGCTGGACGCCAGCAAGATCGACGAAGTGATCCTGGTGGGCGGCAGCACCCGCATCCCCGCCGTGAAGCGCATCGTGCAGGACATCATCGGCAAGACCCCCAACGAGTCCGTGAACCCCGACGAGGCCGTCGCGCTCGGCGCAGCCGTGCAGGCCGGGATCATCCAGGGCGACTCCAGCCTGGGCGACATCGTCCTCGTGGACGTGACCCCGCTGACGCTGGGCGTGGAAGTCAAGGGCGGCATGATCGCCCCGATGATCACCCGCAACACCACGGTGCCCGCCAAGAAGACCGAGATCTACACCACCGCCGAGAACAACCAGCCCGGCGTGGAGATCAACGTCCTCCAGGGTGAACGCCCCATGGCGAACGACAACAAGAGCCTGGGCCGCTTCAAGCTGGAAGGCATCCCGCCCATGCGCGCCGGTCAGCCCCAGATCGAGGTGACCTTCGACATCGACGCCAACGGCATCCTGCACGTCACCGCCAAGGAGAAGACCAGCGGCAAGGAAGCCAGCATCCGCATCGAGAACACCACCACCCTCGACAAGAGCGACGTGGAACGCATGGTGCAGGAAGCCGAGCAGAACGCCGCCGCCGACAAGCAGCGCCGCGAGAAGGTCGAGAAGCGCAACAACCTCGACAGCCTGCGCGTCCAGGCCCTCGGCCAGATCGAAGAAAACGGCTCTGCCGCCCAGGACGCCAAGGACAAGCTGAAGGCCGCCGCCGACGAGGCCGAGGAAGCCGTCCGCAGCGACGACGACGCCCGCATCGACGCCGCGCAGAAGAAGCTGGAAGAGGAACTCCGCACCTTCATGACCGCCGCGCAGGCGCAGGGTCAGGACGGCGCCGCGCAGGGCCCGCAGGCGAAAGCCGACGACGACGTGATCGACGCGGACTTCAAACCCGCCGAATAA
- a CDS encoding S8 family peptidase: MKRNLLMLGAALTLGGLSQAEAGRISPGLLQRAQKGDQTKVGVIVRFQFANDARGRAQFKNLRAQLNSKLAALGPSAGFINQALKGGQATQLWLDQSIYLPMTPVQARALALLPFVSDVFENFKVQIPKPQRAVALSAAAAAPGEAWHLAKIGAPQAWAAGFKGQGIKIGHLDSGIDASHPQLNGKVAAFAEFNADGDRVPNAAPRDTTNHGTHTAGLLVGDTVGVAPSAKVISALVLPNNEGTFAQVIAGMQYVLDPDNNADTDDGADVVNMSLGIPGTYDEFIVPVQNMLKAGVVPVFAIGNFGPTSASTGSPGNLPDAIGVGAVGQDGQVASFSSRGPVNWNSTIKGVFTKPDIAAPGVEITSAFPNGQYGALSGSSQASPIAAGAVALLLSAKPGTSVDGIKNALYTSASNAGSKNNNVGFGQISVPGAMGKLGVNLGGTPAPAPTPAPTPTPAPTPAPTPAPTPTPAPAPTPAPAPTGPSGYTLCALEGSKCDFSGQKDAAFGTAGKYLTGVGTDGFNCTVAEWGRDPAPGVRKGCFIKDRPGTPAPTPAPAPTPAPSTGQKPTVMLVDDDMGQGADVTAALRDAIKANAASGGAFVWNTQSQGAVPLSELKRADIVVWATGEQYQNTITPADQNTLQQYVAGGGNLLITGQDIGYDIGTSAFYTGTLKTRFVADSSGQAKFVTRGAFGSTAFTLNAQGSAANQYYPDVIADQGGSSVVASWGTANATAGTITAQSIRVDPNRTRAAQKVQDPRGLVERLAANILGGVLNQILGGNTQAQGQNRPRVSAQSAGENAGAIVANDAGKYRTVTMGFGMEGLTPNSRNILMKTAFDWLMK; the protein is encoded by the coding sequence ATGAAGCGAAACCTCTTGATGCTCGGCGCGGCCCTGACCCTGGGCGGCCTGAGCCAGGCAGAAGCGGGCCGGATCTCCCCCGGTCTGCTGCAACGCGCCCAGAAGGGCGACCAGACCAAGGTCGGCGTCATCGTGCGCTTCCAGTTCGCCAACGACGCACGGGGACGCGCGCAGTTCAAGAACCTCCGGGCGCAGCTGAACAGCAAACTCGCCGCGCTGGGACCGTCCGCCGGATTCATCAACCAAGCCCTCAAGGGCGGTCAGGCCACCCAGCTGTGGCTTGACCAGAGCATCTACCTGCCCATGACGCCCGTGCAGGCGCGGGCCCTGGCACTGCTGCCCTTCGTCAGTGACGTGTTCGAGAACTTCAAGGTGCAGATTCCCAAACCGCAGCGGGCCGTGGCGCTGAGTGCCGCCGCCGCCGCGCCCGGCGAGGCGTGGCACCTCGCGAAGATCGGCGCGCCGCAGGCGTGGGCCGCCGGGTTCAAGGGCCAGGGCATCAAGATCGGGCATCTGGACAGCGGCATCGACGCCAGCCACCCCCAGCTGAACGGCAAGGTCGCCGCGTTCGCGGAGTTCAACGCGGACGGGGACCGCGTCCCGAATGCCGCCCCGCGCGACACCACCAACCACGGCACGCACACCGCGGGCCTGCTGGTCGGCGACACGGTCGGCGTGGCGCCCAGCGCCAAGGTCATCAGCGCGCTGGTCCTCCCGAACAACGAGGGCACCTTCGCGCAGGTCATCGCGGGCATGCAGTACGTCCTCGATCCGGACAACAACGCCGACACCGACGACGGCGCGGACGTCGTGAACATGAGCCTGGGGATCCCCGGCACGTACGACGAGTTCATCGTGCCGGTGCAGAACATGCTCAAGGCGGGCGTGGTGCCGGTGTTCGCCATCGGGAACTTCGGGCCGACCTCGGCCAGCACCGGCAGCCCCGGCAACCTGCCCGACGCGATCGGCGTGGGCGCCGTGGGCCAGGACGGACAGGTGGCCAGCTTCAGCAGCCGCGGGCCCGTGAACTGGAACAGCACCATCAAGGGCGTGTTCACCAAGCCCGACATCGCCGCGCCCGGCGTGGAGATCACCAGCGCCTTCCCGAACGGACAGTACGGCGCACTGAGCGGGTCCTCGCAGGCCAGCCCCATCGCGGCGGGCGCCGTGGCCCTGCTGCTGTCCGCCAAGCCCGGCACCAGCGTGGACGGCATCAAGAACGCGCTGTACACCAGCGCCAGCAACGCGGGCAGCAAGAACAACAACGTGGGCTTCGGTCAGATCAGCGTGCCCGGCGCGATGGGCAAACTGGGCGTGAACCTGGGCGGCACCCCCGCGCCCGCCCCGACACCCGCCCCCACGCCCACCCCGGCCCCCACGCCTGCACCGACCCCCGCACCCACGCCGACCCCGGCTCCTGCGCCGACCCCGGCGCCCGCTCCCACCGGGCCCAGCGGCTACACGCTGTGCGCCCTGGAAGGCAGCAAGTGCGACTTCAGCGGTCAGAAGGACGCCGCGTTCGGCACCGCCGGGAAGTACCTCACGGGCGTCGGCACCGACGGCTTCAACTGCACGGTCGCCGAGTGGGGCCGCGACCCCGCCCCCGGCGTGCGCAAGGGCTGCTTCATCAAGGACCGCCCCGGCACGCCCGCGCCCACCCCGGCGCCCGCCCCGACCCCCGCGCCCAGCACCGGCCAGAAACCCACCGTCATGCTCGTCGATGACGACATGGGCCAGGGCGCCGACGTGACGGCTGCGCTGCGCGACGCCATCAAGGCCAACGCCGCCAGCGGCGGGGCGTTCGTGTGGAACACCCAGAGCCAGGGCGCCGTACCCCTGAGCGAACTCAAACGCGCGGACATCGTCGTGTGGGCGACCGGTGAGCAGTACCAGAACACCATCACCCCCGCCGACCAGAACACCCTGCAGCAGTACGTGGCGGGCGGCGGCAACCTCCTGATCACCGGGCAGGACATCGGCTACGACATCGGCACGAGTGCCTTCTACACCGGCACCCTGAAGACCCGCTTCGTGGCGGACAGCAGCGGTCAGGCGAAATTCGTGACGCGCGGCGCGTTCGGCAGCACCGCCTTCACCCTGAACGCCCAGGGCAGCGCCGCGAACCAGTACTACCCCGACGTGATCGCCGACCAGGGCGGCAGCAGCGTGGTCGCCTCGTGGGGCACCGCGAACGCCACCGCCGGGACGATCACCGCGCAGAGCATCCGCGTGGACCCCAACCGCACCCGCGCCGCGCAGAAGGTGCAGGACCCGCGCGGACTGGTCGAGCGGCTGGCCGCGAACATCCTGGGCGGCGTGCTGAACCAGATCCTGGGCGGCAACACCCAGGCGCAGGGTCAGAACCGCCCCCGCGTCAGCGCCCAGTCCGCCGGTGAGAACGCCGGGGCGATTGTCGCCAACGACGCCGGGAAGTACCGCACGGTCACCATGGGCTTCGGCATGGAAGGCCTGACGCCCAACAGCCGCAATATCCTGATGAAGACCGCCTTCGACTGGCTGATGAAGTAA
- a CDS encoding oxidoreductase, whose protein sequence is MTPIKSPLAPRADATDLLKDTDLTGQTAVVTGAASGLGIETVRALLSAGARVIMPVRDTARGGEVARDLAQATGNSDVHVVQLDLGSLASVRQAAGEILALAPQIRMLINNAGVMATPQGQTADGFETQFGTNHLGHFQLTRLLMPALLAAAPARVVSLSSSGHRISDIRWDDPNFRATPYDPWQAYGQSKTANALFAAELNRRYADHGITANAVHPGGIMTGLQKHMPEGEAQRRGWIDENGVPNPAFKTPAQGASTTVWAATAPELDGVGGLFLEDLQQSTPLDEANPNPLFGYKPHALDADSARRLWTLSEELIEQTGQ, encoded by the coding sequence ATGACCCCGATCAAGAGCCCACTGGCCCCCCGCGCCGACGCCACCGACCTCCTGAAAGACACCGACCTGACCGGCCAGACCGCCGTCGTGACCGGCGCGGCCTCCGGACTGGGCATCGAGACCGTGCGCGCCCTGCTAAGTGCCGGGGCGCGCGTGATCATGCCCGTCCGCGACACCGCGCGCGGTGGGGAAGTCGCCCGTGACCTCGCCCAGGCCACCGGGAACAGCGACGTGCACGTCGTTCAATTGGACCTCGGCTCACTCGCGTCGGTCCGGCAGGCCGCCGGAGAGATCCTCGCGCTCGCCCCGCAGATCAGGATGCTTATCAACAACGCGGGCGTCATGGCCACCCCGCAGGGTCAGACCGCCGACGGCTTCGAGACGCAGTTCGGCACGAACCACCTGGGGCACTTCCAGCTGACCCGCCTGCTGATGCCCGCGCTGCTGGCTGCCGCGCCCGCCCGGGTCGTGTCCCTGAGCAGCAGCGGCCACCGCATCAGCGACATCCGCTGGGACGACCCGAACTTCCGGGCGACCCCCTACGACCCCTGGCAGGCGTACGGGCAGAGCAAGACCGCCAACGCCCTGTTCGCCGCCGAACTCAACCGCCGCTACGCCGACCATGGGATCACCGCGAACGCCGTGCACCCCGGCGGGATCATGACCGGCCTGCAGAAGCACATGCCCGAAGGCGAGGCGCAGCGCCGCGGCTGGATCGACGAGAACGGCGTGCCCAATCCCGCCTTCAAGACCCCCGCGCAGGGCGCGAGCACCACCGTCTGGGCGGCCACCGCGCCCGAACTGGACGGCGTGGGCGGCCTGTTCCTCGAAGACCTCCAGCAGAGCACCCCGCTGGACGAGGCCAACCCCAACCCGCTGTTCGGGTACAAGCCCCACGCCCTGGACGCAGACAGCGCCCGCCGCCTCTGGACCCTCAGCGAGGAGCTGATCGAACAGACCGGGCAGTAA